In Nostoc sp. GT001, a genomic segment contains:
- a CDS encoding ATP-binding cassette domain-containing protein: MNTAKATLRLEQVNLFTKLKTQLPGNQQGYPILQDISLEVFQSECIAIVGPVGAGKTSLLRLINRLIEPTSGKLYLENQEYRQIPVIQLRQILVLVLQESKLLGMTVGQSLAYPLVLRGLPKQTIQQRVNHWTDQLHIPNEWLERTEVQLSSGQRQLVAIARALVIQPKILLLDEPTSALDPGTASHLMQVLTQLSQTHQTTILMVNHQLELAQMFCSRLLHLQQGHLFANQTASEIDWIELRKSLIQAAAQDDFGF; this comes from the coding sequence TTGAATACAGCAAAAGCCACACTCAGGCTAGAGCAAGTTAATCTGTTTACAAAGCTGAAAACCCAACTTCCTGGCAATCAGCAGGGATACCCCATATTGCAGGATATTTCCTTAGAGGTATTCCAGAGCGAATGCATTGCAATTGTAGGCCCAGTAGGTGCTGGCAAAACTTCGTTATTACGCCTCATCAACCGCCTAATTGAACCCACGAGTGGTAAACTCTATCTGGAAAATCAAGAATATCGCCAAATTCCTGTCATCCAGCTACGGCAGATACTTGTACTTGTATTGCAAGAATCAAAGCTGTTGGGGATGACAGTTGGGCAATCCTTGGCTTATCCTTTAGTTTTGCGTGGTTTGCCCAAACAGACAATTCAGCAACGAGTCAATCACTGGACAGACCAACTGCACATTCCCAATGAATGGTTAGAGCGAACAGAGGTGCAACTTTCTTCAGGACAACGACAACTAGTAGCGATCGCTCGTGCCTTAGTCATCCAGCCTAAAATATTATTATTAGATGAGCCAACCTCTGCCCTCGATCCTGGTACGGCTTCTCATCTAATGCAAGTCTTAACCCAGTTGAGTCAAACTCATCAAACCACGATTCTGATGGTGAATCACCAACTGGAACTAGCCCAGATGTTTTGCTCTCGGTTATTACACCTGCAACAAGGTCATTTATTCGCAAATCAAACAGCCTCAGAGATAGATTGGATTGAATTACGAAAAAGTCTGATTCAAGCAGCAGCTCAAGACGATTTTGGATTTTAA
- a CDS encoding DUF1830 domain-containing protein, with amino-acid sequence MAQILDPLPPEQSGKILCCYINATSKIQVARISNIPNWYFERVVFPGQRLVFEAPRKGQVEIHTGMMASAILSDKIPCDRLMLEEPNTNEFDTDSSDEKDPFSTKLMVQQINTKIGDTTKPLQILGLASVD; translated from the coding sequence ATGGCTCAAATATTAGATCCTCTACCACCTGAGCAATCGGGAAAAATTCTCTGCTGCTACATTAATGCCACGAGCAAAATACAGGTAGCTCGCATCTCCAATATTCCCAACTGGTACTTTGAAAGGGTTGTTTTCCCTGGACAACGTTTAGTTTTTGAAGCTCCGCGAAAAGGTCAAGTGGAGATTCATACAGGGATGATGGCAAGTGCAATTTTATCCGATAAGATTCCGTGCGATCGCCTGATGCTCGAAGAACCCAATACTAATGAGTTTGATACAGACTCATCAGATGAAAAAGACCCTTTTAGTACCAAATTAATGGTGCAGCAAATTAATACAAAAATCGGAGATACTACAAAACCCTTGCAAATCCTTGGTTTAGCCTCGGTTGATTAA
- a CDS encoding photosystem II high light acclimation radical SAM protein yields the protein MEVKTQMMENRILYVRLPCNPIFPIGVVYLSDHVHKQFPNIEQRIFDLGTVPPLDYSSALDRCIDEFKPTLLVFSWRDIQIYAPVGGRGGNPLQNAFEFYYAKNPLLKLRGGLGGLRIFIAYYVELWRNQGLIKRGLNRAQKYNSDARVVVGGGAVSVFYEQLGKSLPQGTIISVGEGETLLEKLLSGRDFRDERCYVAGETQPRKRLIHEQPTPIEKTACNYDYIESIWPEFNFYLQEQDFYIGVQTKRGCPHNCCYCVYTVVEGKQVRINPADEVVAEMRQLYDRGIRNFWFTDAQFIPAKKFIADAVELLQKIVDSGMTDIHWAAYIRADNLTPELCDLMAKTGMNYFEIGITSGSQELVRKMRMGYNLRTVLQNCRDLKAAGFNDLVSVNYSFNVIDERPETIRQTIAYHRELERIFGADKVEPAIFFIGLQPHTHLEEYAFKEGILKPGYDPMSLMPWTAKKLLWNPEPLGSFFGEVCLQAWQQNPNDFGREVMKILEEKLGCADLEAALSAPIQSKEKQLAGVS from the coding sequence ATGGAAGTTAAAACACAGATGATGGAAAATCGAATTCTTTACGTTCGCCTTCCTTGTAACCCCATCTTTCCTATTGGGGTTGTCTACCTGAGCGATCATGTCCATAAGCAGTTTCCTAATATTGAACAGCGCATCTTTGATTTAGGAACAGTGCCACCTTTAGATTACAGTTCGGCTCTGGATCGCTGTATTGATGAATTTAAACCGACACTACTAGTATTCTCTTGGCGGGATATTCAAATTTATGCCCCAGTTGGCGGACGTGGTGGCAACCCGCTGCAAAACGCCTTTGAATTTTACTACGCCAAAAATCCTCTACTGAAACTACGCGGCGGATTGGGCGGTTTGCGAATCTTCATCGCTTATTATGTAGAGTTATGGCGAAACCAGGGCTTAATCAAACGCGGTTTAAACCGTGCCCAAAAATATAATTCTGATGCTCGTGTAGTTGTCGGTGGCGGTGCAGTCAGTGTATTTTACGAACAATTGGGTAAAAGCTTACCCCAAGGAACAATTATTTCTGTGGGTGAAGGCGAAACTCTGCTGGAAAAACTTTTAAGTGGCAGAGATTTTCGAGATGAACGCTGTTACGTTGCCGGAGAAACTCAACCACGAAAACGGCTAATTCACGAACAACCCACCCCAATAGAAAAAACCGCTTGTAACTACGACTATATCGAAAGCATCTGGCCGGAATTTAACTTTTACCTGCAAGAGCAAGACTTTTATATAGGTGTACAAACTAAGCGTGGTTGTCCTCACAACTGTTGTTATTGCGTCTACACCGTCGTTGAAGGCAAACAAGTACGCATCAACCCAGCAGATGAAGTCGTTGCTGAGATGCGCCAATTATACGATCGCGGCATTCGCAATTTCTGGTTTACTGATGCCCAATTCATCCCCGCAAAAAAATTTATTGCCGATGCCGTAGAACTCTTGCAAAAAATCGTCGATTCTGGTATGACAGATATTCACTGGGCAGCATATATCAGAGCCGACAATTTGACACCAGAGTTGTGTGACTTGATGGCGAAAACCGGGATGAACTACTTTGAAATAGGGATTACCAGTGGTTCTCAAGAACTTGTGCGGAAAATGCGGATGGGGTATAACTTGCGAACCGTCTTGCAAAACTGCCGTGACTTAAAAGCCGCTGGTTTCAACGACTTAGTTTCCGTCAACTACTCCTTTAACGTCATTGACGAACGTCCCGAAACCATCCGTCAAACCATCGCTTACCACCGCGAACTAGAACGGATTTTTGGTGCTGATAAAGTCGAACCCGCAATCTTCTTCATTGGACTACAACCCCATACCCATTTAGAAGAATACGCTTTCAAAGAAGGCATCCTCAAACCAGGATACGATCCAATGAGCTTGATGCCGTGGACAGCCAAAAAACTTCTCTGGAATCCCGAACCCCTTGGTTCATTCTTTGGCGAAGTCTGCTTGCAAGCTTGGCAACAAAACCCCAACGACTTCGGGCGCGAAGTCATGAAAATCTTAGAAGAAAAGCTGGGTTGTGCTGACTTAGAAGCAGCACTTTCCGCGCCAATACAAAGCAAAGAAAAACAGTTGGCTGGAGTTTCATAA
- a CDS encoding NB-ARC domain-containing protein, whose translation MPQNLTFAIAMSTLKASQHGLARIKQKRKEKGWTIDDPRWLEEASKILGTDWQEEGFFAEGISQGTWKRFLAGKLPINTGAFKAYCLVLQLNWNEIVERNIHQDWGEAPDVSIFYGRTQEVHLLEQWTIHENCRLVVILGMGGIGKTALAAKLGQQFQHEFEYIIWRSLRNAPVVEEILTEMIQFLSEQQEIDLPRNLDGKVLRLIYYLRLHRCLLVLDNAEAVLKSGDRTGNYREGYSGYGQLLRCIAETSHKSCLILTSREKPKGLAKLEGEIPVRCLQLTGLPTDAGRAIFFTKGSFIGSQDEWQVLIYHYGGNPLALKIVAAAIRDFFDSNISEFLRFLKKVTFIFDDICDLLDKQFYRLSKLEQEIMYWLAINREPINLMKLQDDFIANVPHCEIIQAIVSLQRRSLIEKNAAEFTQQPVVMEYIIAKLVERICQEITDEKMELFQSHAWIKATAKNYI comes from the coding sequence ATGCCGCAAAACTTGACTTTTGCAATAGCCATGTCTACTCTCAAAGCTTCTCAACATGGTTTAGCTAGAATTAAACAAAAAAGAAAAGAAAAGGGTTGGACAATTGACGATCCGAGATGGCTTGAGGAAGCAAGTAAAATTTTAGGTACAGATTGGCAAGAAGAAGGTTTTTTTGCTGAAGGGATTTCTCAAGGAACTTGGAAACGCTTTTTAGCAGGAAAACTACCCATTAATACCGGAGCTTTTAAAGCTTACTGCTTAGTTCTTCAACTCAACTGGAATGAGATTGTTGAGCGAAATATACACCAAGATTGGGGTGAAGCACCAGATGTATCTATTTTCTATGGTCGTACTCAAGAAGTGCATCTTTTAGAGCAGTGGACTATACATGAAAACTGCCGTTTGGTAGTAATTTTAGGTATGGGTGGTATAGGTAAAACTGCTCTTGCTGCCAAACTGGGACAGCAATTTCAGCATGAATTTGAGTATATAATTTGGCGAAGTCTCCGTAATGCTCCTGTAGTGGAAGAAATATTGACAGAAATGATTCAGTTTCTCTCAGAACAGCAGGAAATAGACTTGCCAAGGAACTTAGATGGTAAAGTATTACGGCTAATATATTACTTACGTTTACATCGCTGTTTGTTAGTACTGGATAATGCTGAGGCAGTACTTAAAAGTGGCGATCGTACAGGTAACTATAGAGAAGGATATTCTGGTTATGGTCAGCTATTGCGATGTATTGCAGAAACATCTCACAAAAGTTGTTTAATTTTGACTTCTCGCGAAAAACCCAAAGGATTAGCAAAATTAGAAGGTGAAATACCCGTTCGCTGCTTGCAATTAACTGGTTTACCCACAGATGCAGGAAGAGCAATTTTCTTTACTAAAGGGTCTTTTATTGGTTCGCAGGACGAATGGCAAGTTTTAATTTACCATTATGGCGGAAATCCCTTGGCATTAAAGATTGTAGCTGCGGCAATTAGAGATTTTTTTGATAGTAATATTTCTGAATTTTTGCGATTTTTAAAGAAAGTTACATTCATTTTTGATGATATCTGCGATTTATTAGATAAACAATTTTATCGATTGAGCAAATTAGAACAAGAAATTATGTATTGGCTGGCTATTAATAGAGAGCCAATAAATTTGATGAAATTGCAAGATGATTTTATTGCCAACGTCCCGCATTGTGAAATCATACAGGCGATCGTATCTTTGCAACGTCGGTCATTGATTGAAAAAAATGCCGCTGAGTTTACTCAACAGCCTGTCGTTATGGAGTACATTATCGCTAAATTAGTTGAGCGTATTTGCCAAGAAATTACTGACGAAAAAATGGAATTATTTCAAAGTCATGCTTGGATAAAAGCAACTGCTAAAAATTATATCTGA
- a CDS encoding DICT sensory domain-containing protein — translation MLEGSILQKLETAHRHTTRPIRFGVYYKNTLVALCHALEDHILTDDGTPLVITAFQQGKWYLQEAERYADIAQCSCQIAIMAAAESGFAEHPTSQLPNVDLVALDVGDPVAQEWHLIILSPKYTAMVICQELSEADYGSAGVPTSDLERKFYGLWTFEPELVQKTAEIAIAHIKKYNPELAEKLTSDKQQIVPSMDRSQNLGAVVSRVVDYLQTGQENLSIPTALQKQTLDRNLVSNEIQAFLRMAQLMDMADVNNPMAAAEVVVLAEAIAQLLDLPAWQIKRLRLAALLHRIDPLQNAESVLNSGNIPTRYQEDAPSCPLIPGAQVLRTMPRLRAVAQIITHQTEWWSGVGEPAGLAGDEIPLESRILALLADFQWRVNQRKSSNQSREQIFTQALDECKQQESTRFDPKLVNTLALLVMGLQQGLDLPLMTPKFSASIWILDSQWDSHSKISEEIGSYFT, via the coding sequence ATGTTAGAAGGCTCAATACTCCAAAAATTAGAAACAGCCCATCGCCACACCACCAGGCCAATTCGATTCGGTGTTTACTACAAAAATACCCTGGTTGCCCTGTGCCACGCTTTAGAAGACCATATCTTAACTGATGACGGTACGCCCTTAGTCATCACAGCCTTCCAACAAGGTAAATGGTATCTACAAGAAGCCGAGCGATATGCAGACATCGCCCAATGTAGTTGCCAAATTGCCATCATGGCTGCCGCTGAATCTGGCTTTGCTGAACATCCTACCAGCCAGCTACCCAATGTAGACTTAGTGGCATTAGATGTAGGCGATCCAGTGGCGCAAGAGTGGCACTTAATTATTTTATCGCCCAAGTACACAGCAATGGTAATTTGTCAAGAATTATCAGAGGCTGATTATGGCAGTGCTGGAGTACCGACATCAGATTTAGAGCGTAAATTTTATGGGTTGTGGACATTTGAGCCAGAGTTAGTACAAAAGACAGCAGAAATTGCGATCGCTCACATCAAAAAATACAACCCAGAATTGGCGGAAAAACTCACAAGCGATAAGCAGCAAATTGTACCGTCAATGGATAGATCCCAAAATTTAGGTGCAGTTGTCTCCCGTGTAGTAGATTATCTCCAGACTGGGCAAGAGAATTTATCCATCCCTACAGCCCTTCAGAAACAAACCCTAGATCGCAACTTGGTTTCTAACGAAATCCAAGCCTTTTTGCGAATGGCACAACTGATGGATATGGCAGATGTCAACAATCCAATGGCAGCTGCGGAAGTAGTAGTACTTGCTGAAGCGATCGCCCAGCTTTTGGATCTTCCCGCATGGCAGATTAAGAGATTGCGGCTAGCGGCTTTGTTACATCGCATAGATCCATTACAAAATGCCGAAAGTGTCCTGAATTCTGGTAATATACCAACACGCTATCAAGAAGATGCCCCCAGTTGTCCTTTAATACCAGGGGCGCAAGTATTGCGAACCATGCCACGACTGCGAGCAGTTGCCCAAATTATCACTCACCAAACCGAGTGGTGGAGTGGCGTAGGAGAACCAGCAGGTTTAGCTGGAGATGAAATTCCCCTAGAGTCGAGAATTTTGGCATTATTGGCAGACTTTCAGTGGCGAGTCAATCAGCGAAAATCGTCAAATCAAAGCCGGGAACAGATATTTACTCAAGCTTTAGATGAGTGCAAACAGCAAGAATCTACTCGCTTTGACCCTAAACTCGTAAATACCCTAGCTTTGTTAGTTATGGGTTTACAACAGGGACTCGACTTACCCTTGATGACACCCAAATTCAGCGCCAGCATCTGGATACTTGATTCCCAATGGGATAGCCACAGCAAGATCAGTGAAGAGATTGGTAGTTACTTTACATGA
- a CDS encoding pentapeptide repeat-containing protein, with protein sequence MNIEAIKLGKLKQLPGANLEDEELSRLDLSRINLAGATLVGANFAGSKLEGGHLEGANLMGANLQATDLRANLMGANLMQADLTGADLRGSNLRGANLMGARLSDVSLVGAFLSGANLMNVNLQGVDLRGADLRGANLTGANLKGADLSRADLQGALLSEANLEEADLRGANLAGANLTGANLLCAELEGANLSGVNLNKACVVGTVVETLA encoded by the coding sequence ATGAATATTGAAGCCATTAAATTAGGAAAACTCAAACAACTTCCAGGCGCAAATTTAGAAGACGAGGAACTCTCCCGACTGGATTTAAGCCGGATTAATCTTGCTGGCGCTACCCTTGTAGGTGCTAATTTTGCTGGTTCTAAGCTCGAAGGTGGACATTTGGAGGGGGCAAATTTGATGGGAGCCAACCTCCAAGCAACTGACTTGCGGGCGAACCTGATGGGAGCCAACCTGATGCAAGCAGACTTAACGGGCGCTGACTTGCGGGGTAGCAATTTGCGTGGAGCTAACTTGATGGGAGCAAGACTCAGTGATGTGTCATTGGTGGGTGCTTTCTTGAGTGGTGCCAATTTAATGAATGTGAACTTACAAGGCGTTGATTTGCGCGGCGCTGACTTGCGCGGTGCAAACCTGACAGGGGCAAATCTCAAAGGTGCAGACTTGAGTCGCGCCGATTTGCAAGGGGCTTTGTTGAGTGAAGCAAATCTTGAAGAGGCTGATTTGCGAGGGGCGAATTTGGCGGGCGCAAATTTGACAGGAGCTAATTTGCTTTGTGCAGAGTTAGAAGGTGCAAATTTGAGCGGTGTTAATTTGAATAAAGCTTGTGTGGTGGGGACAGTGGTTGAGACGCTTGCGTAA
- a CDS encoding type II CAAX endopeptidase family protein — MNKNFVRLAERPAPIRLGAFILTLLLLWLPFATPIYLLVHDSNLESILTLVLLYAIFIFLLRLWGKYVYQQPQILRHYGLEFTRQNGVDLLRGLALGIINILILFGVESLLGWLVWQQPKVFLLKVILEGSLVGLGVGFAEELLFRGWLLDELQRDYSPRVALWTDATAFATLHFIKPLEAIIHTLPQFPALVLLGLTQVWGKRWRRGRLGFPIGLHSGLVWGYYIINVGKLVKYSGQIPDWVTGVNNNPLQGVMGVLLMSVLALGIRGRTVKH; from the coding sequence ATGAACAAAAACTTTGTCCGTTTAGCTGAACGCCCTGCCCCTATTAGGCTGGGTGCTTTTATTTTGACCTTACTGTTGCTATGGTTGCCATTTGCTACACCAATATACTTACTAGTGCATGATTCAAACTTAGAAAGTATATTGACATTGGTATTGTTATATGCAATATTTATTTTTCTCCTGAGACTATGGGGTAAATATGTCTACCAGCAACCCCAAATTCTGCGGCATTATGGCTTAGAGTTCACGCGGCAAAACGGTGTGGATTTACTGCGTGGCTTGGCTTTGGGGATAATTAATATTCTGATACTTTTTGGGGTAGAAAGTTTGTTGGGTTGGTTGGTGTGGCAACAACCGAAAGTTTTTTTGCTGAAAGTTATTTTAGAGGGTTCACTTGTTGGCTTAGGTGTTGGATTTGCTGAGGAGTTGTTATTCCGAGGCTGGTTGTTAGATGAATTACAAAGAGATTACAGCCCGCGTGTGGCACTGTGGACAGATGCAACTGCGTTTGCTACATTGCACTTTATTAAACCCTTAGAGGCAATTATTCATACACTGCCTCAATTTCCAGCTTTAGTACTGCTGGGATTAACGCAAGTATGGGGAAAGCGTTGGCGGAGGGGACGCTTGGGTTTTCCAATTGGTTTGCATAGTGGTTTAGTTTGGGGTTACTACATTATTAATGTGGGTAAATTAGTGAAATATTCTGGCCAAATTCCTGATTGGGTAACTGGTGTGAATAATAATCCCCTGCAAGGAGTGATGGGGGTGTTGTTAATGAGTGTACTAGCTTTGGGGATACGAGGGCGAACAGTAAAACATTAA
- the clpS gene encoding ATP-dependent Clp protease adapter ClpS — translation MSVETIQKPSTTRKLAPRYRVLLHNDDYNSMEHVVQSLIATVPSLTQPQAVSIMMEAHTNGLALVITCALEHAEFYCETLISHGLSSTIEPDE, via the coding sequence GTGTCAGTTGAAACTATTCAAAAGCCTTCCACAACCCGCAAGCTCGCGCCTCGGTATCGCGTTTTGCTCCATAACGACGACTACAACTCGATGGAGCATGTTGTGCAGTCACTAATCGCTACTGTACCAAGCCTTACCCAACCCCAAGCTGTTAGCATCATGATGGAAGCCCATACTAACGGGCTAGCTTTAGTCATTACTTGCGCCCTGGAACACGCTGAGTTTTATTGCGAAACATTGATAAGTCACGGTTTAAGTAGCACGATTGAACCTGATGAATAG
- a CDS encoding STAS domain-containing protein, with amino-acid sequence MQAVLNYPKIAVIRPQGCLNAANALEFERDMATALAQNGISTLVVDLAAVESLDSAGLMALLSTHKLALTLGRSCQLSAVAPQIRMIFELTQLDRVFEILDAEAKLTQI; translated from the coding sequence ATGCAGGCAGTGCTTAACTATCCCAAAATTGCAGTTATTCGCCCTCAAGGGTGCTTAAATGCTGCAAACGCCTTGGAATTTGAACGAGATATGGCTACAGCGTTGGCGCAAAATGGTATTTCCACCTTGGTAGTAGACCTCGCAGCAGTAGAATCGTTAGACAGCGCGGGGTTGATGGCATTGTTATCTACACACAAGCTGGCTCTTACTTTAGGAAGAAGTTGCCAACTTAGCGCTGTTGCCCCACAAATTAGAATGATTTTTGAACTGACGCAACTCGATCGGGTATTTGAAATATTAGACGCTGAAGCCAAATTGACCCAAATATAA
- a CDS encoding TIGR03936 family radical SAM-associated protein produces MVVAVEKLITSDILKPARYLGNELLAVHKPWDTAAIRWVLTYPEVYEVGASNLGHIILYNVLNAQPRQLCDRAYLPGKDLAAKLRETNTPLFAVESKRSLTEFDILGFSLSYELGATNILEMLDLAGIPLTWRERQGSRGAALRLRSVTEGQGGSESTDTQSSFPLIFAGGQTATSNPEPYADFFDFIALGDGEELLPEIGLVLEEGKQAGLSREHLLLDLAQIPGVYVPQFYDMAKDGSVHPCRQDVPKRILRRVATPIPAYSIGLVPYVETVHDRLTIEIRRGCTRGCRFCQPGMLTRPARDVEPDKVVEAIEQGMQATGYNEFSLLSLSCSDYLSLPAVGMEIKNRLKNENISLTLPSQRVDRFDENIANILGGTRQGGLTFAPEAGTQRMRDIVNKGLTNEELLRGVKTAWEQGWDKIKLYFMIGLPGETDADVVGIAETVRWLQRECRGKGRKPLNFNLTISNFTPKPHTPFQWHSVSTAEFKRKQNLLRQEFRRIKAVKVNFTDVRISAMEDFVGRGDRNLSKVVRRAWELGAGMDSWYENLDRAFSAWGSAIAQADLDWKYRQVENGEWNLFHVEAQKGKEAEENSPLSTPHSLDIPLPWDHIDTGIDKKWLQEDLQRALKAAIVPDCSFEGCSHCGVCGTDFGHNVVIESPAIPKFAGEFVPNTTKAQRLRVWFGKQGNMALMSHLDLIRLFDRVVRRAGLPIAFTGGFHPMPRISLATALALGATSSGEIADFELTVPVEVDTFFRKLAREMPTDIPVYNVEQIDLKASAATQLLETAEYLITVAALAETTPIQWQNWIDTIKAKEELWYEQITKSGKSQLINLRDRLFELELVENDNCVAESMSSVIRYLGSYRQDGLLLRPEQILFMLETVAGVEFQLLHIHRNRLILGV; encoded by the coding sequence GTGGTTGTTGCAGTTGAAAAATTAATAACGTCGGATATTTTAAAACCAGCACGTTACCTGGGTAACGAGCTGTTAGCGGTACACAAACCTTGGGATACGGCAGCAATACGCTGGGTTTTAACCTACCCAGAAGTATATGAAGTAGGTGCATCTAATTTAGGGCACATCATCCTTTATAACGTCTTGAATGCTCAACCGCGTCAATTGTGCGATCGCGCCTACCTCCCAGGAAAAGACCTGGCAGCCAAACTACGCGAGACTAATACGCCATTGTTTGCAGTAGAGTCAAAGCGATCGCTCACAGAATTTGACATTTTAGGCTTTAGCCTCAGTTACGAACTGGGTGCAACTAATATCCTCGAAATGTTGGATTTGGCTGGAATTCCTTTGACGTGGCGAGAGAGGCAGGGGAGCAGAGGAGCAGCACTTCGGCTACGCTCAGTGACCGAGGGGCAGGGGGGTAGTGAATCTACCGATACCCAGTCATCCTTTCCGTTGATTTTCGCTGGTGGGCAAACAGCGACATCAAATCCTGAGCCTTATGCTGACTTTTTCGACTTTATCGCCCTTGGAGATGGAGAGGAACTACTGCCAGAAATTGGTTTGGTATTGGAAGAAGGCAAACAAGCAGGATTAAGTCGAGAACATCTGTTACTTGATTTGGCACAGATACCAGGCGTATATGTGCCTCAGTTTTACGACATGGCAAAGGATGGCTCAGTTCATCCTTGTCGCCAAGATGTGCCGAAGCGAATTCTGCGAAGGGTGGCAACTCCCATACCAGCATATTCCATTGGTTTAGTTCCTTATGTAGAAACGGTGCATGACCGTTTAACCATTGAAATTCGACGTGGTTGCACTCGTGGCTGTCGCTTCTGTCAACCAGGAATGCTGACTCGACCAGCACGGGATGTAGAACCCGATAAGGTTGTAGAAGCAATTGAACAGGGTATGCAGGCAACTGGTTACAATGAGTTTTCTCTACTATCTCTGAGTTGTTCTGATTATTTGTCCCTACCAGCAGTGGGGATGGAAATCAAAAATCGCTTAAAAAATGAAAATATTTCTCTGACTCTACCAAGCCAACGGGTAGACAGATTTGATGAGAATATTGCCAACATCCTTGGAGGTACGCGCCAAGGTGGACTAACATTTGCTCCAGAAGCTGGTACTCAGCGGATGCGAGACATCGTAAATAAGGGTTTGACGAATGAAGAATTGTTGCGGGGAGTAAAAACCGCTTGGGAGCAAGGCTGGGATAAAATAAAGTTGTATTTTATGATTGGCTTGCCGGGTGAGACGGATGCTGATGTTGTGGGCATTGCCGAAACGGTAAGGTGGTTACAGCGAGAATGTCGAGGTAAGGGTAGAAAACCCCTAAACTTTAACCTGACGATTTCTAACTTTACGCCTAAGCCCCATACACCATTCCAGTGGCACTCAGTTTCTACCGCTGAATTTAAGCGAAAACAAAACCTGTTACGGCAAGAATTCCGCCGAATCAAGGCAGTGAAGGTAAATTTTACCGATGTCCGCATTTCGGCAATGGAAGATTTTGTGGGACGAGGCGATCGCAATTTGAGCAAAGTAGTCCGCCGTGCCTGGGAATTGGGTGCAGGTATGGATTCCTGGTATGAAAATTTAGATCGAGCTTTTAGCGCTTGGGGATCTGCGATCGCCCAAGCTGATTTAGATTGGAAATACCGCCAAGTAGAAAATGGCGAATGGAATTTGTTTCACGTAGAGGCGCAAAAGGGCAAAGAAGCAGAGGAGAATAGCCCACTCAGTACTCCCCACTCCCTCGATATTCCCCTACCTTGGGATCATATTGATACAGGGATTGACAAAAAGTGGCTCCAAGAAGACTTGCAACGCGCTCTAAAAGCTGCAATTGTACCAGATTGCTCTTTTGAAGGTTGTTCTCATTGTGGCGTCTGTGGCACCGATTTTGGGCATAACGTGGTGATTGAATCACCTGCTATCCCAAAATTTGCTGGCGAATTTGTCCCCAATACAACTAAGGCGCAAAGACTGCGAGTTTGGTTTGGGAAACAAGGTAATATGGCTCTAATGAGCCATCTTGATTTAATTCGTCTGTTTGACCGAGTTGTGCGACGAGCAGGCTTACCAATTGCCTTTACTGGTGGGTTTCATCCAATGCCACGCATTTCTTTAGCAACTGCTTTGGCTTTAGGGGCTACTAGCAGCGGTGAAATTGCAGATTTTGAGTTAACTGTGCCAGTGGAAGTTGATACTTTCTTCAGAAAGTTGGCTCGTGAAATGCCCACAGATATACCTGTATATAATGTGGAGCAGATAGATTTAAAAGCTAGTGCCGCTACCCAACTGCTAGAGACCGCAGAGTATTTAATTACTGTAGCAGCACTTGCAGAAACAACACCCATACAATGGCAAAACTGGATTGATACAATCAAAGCAAAAGAGGAACTTTGGTACGAGCAAATAACTAAATCAGGCAAGAGCCAGTTAATAAATCTGCGCGATCGCTTATTTGAACTGGAATTAGTAGAAAACGACAATTGCGTTGCAGAATCTATGTCATCTGTAATCCGTTATCTAGGTAGCTATCGTCAGGACGGTTTGCTGTTGCGTCCCGAACAAATCCTGTTTATGCTAGAGACAGTGGCTGGTGTAGAATTCCAACTCCTACACATCCACCGCAATCGGCTAATTTTAGGGGTATAA